Proteins from one Fragaria vesca subsp. vesca linkage group LG6, FraVesHawaii_1.0, whole genome shotgun sequence genomic window:
- the LOC101291940 gene encoding uncharacterized protein LOC101291940, translated as MKDRMCELCDQRAALYCASDSAFLCFRCDSRVHSANFLVARHVRQPLCSNCKSLAGYPISGDGVRTDHWLCSSCSPEDFSGDDDDSLLSSSLDSVGSACASSTDQSLATTTTGKVCPRRSGSSVTEVSKGSYVPARFSARFMRRRMQRVRSADARAEGTFVNWCKKLGMSSGDSAVVVSSASHALGFCLARLPGVPLRVALAASFWFGVRICGDRAVSTCQNLRRVEEISGVPVKLILAVDAKLGRELRTRRGRPEIKEGWAEC; from the coding sequence ATGAAGGATCGGATGTGCGAGCTCTGCGACCAACGCGCCGCTCTCTACTGCGCCTCCGACTCCGCCTTCCTCTGCTTTCGCTGCGACTCTAGGGTTCATAGCGCCAACTTCCTCGTCGCTCGCCACGTCCGCCAGCCGCTCTGCTCCAACTGCAAATCCCTCGCCGGGTACCCCATCTCCGGCGATGGCGTAAGGACTGATCATTGGCTCTGCTCGTCCTGTTCGCCGGAGGATTTTTCCGGAGACGATGATGATTCGTTGTTGTCGTCGTCCCTTGATTCTGTTGGCTCTGCATGCGCCTCCAGCACGGATCAGTCTTTAGCGACGACAACGACGGGTAAGGTTTGTCCAAGGAGATCAGGGAGCTCAGTGACGGAAGTCTCCAAGGGCTCGTACGTTCCGGCGAGATTCTCCGCTAGGTTTATGAGGAGAAGAATGCAGAGAGTGAGGAGTGCCGACGCTAGAGCGGAGGGTACTTTCGTAAACTGGTGCAAGAAGCTTGGTATGAGTAGCGGTGATTCCGCCGTCGTGGTGTCGTCGGCTTCTCATGCTTTAGGGTTTTGCTTGGCCCGGCTGCCGGGAGTGCCATTAAGAGTGGCGCTCGCTGCGTCGTTTTGGTTTGGAGTGAGAATTTGCGGGGACAGGGCGGTGTCGACGTGTCAGAATTTGAGAAGGGTGGAGGAGATATCGGGAGTGCCGGTGAAGCTGATATTGGCCGTTGATGCAAAGCTCGGACGGGAACTGAGAACGAGGAGAGGGAGGCCGGAGATAAAGGAGGGTTGGGCAGAGTGTTGA
- the LOC101291644 gene encoding uncharacterized protein LOC101291644, which produces MEALASSVFIPDTFPVHNNHNPTLIRTPNNPTGSLKLTHTSHFLGLRAHALSGEASGSGDNEDAGPLSNGFGLDSLSLSQVVMCGWIKWLLQSFNDLYFVMKGNLNHHGSGEKGVDKAFNVDMPLTSHSANGAGGTRTGLFRTPISGGVQSATSAHGLPRPSLAVRNLMEQARFAHLCTVMSRMHHRREGYPFGSLVDFAPDSMGHPIFSFSPLAIHTRNLLANPRCTLVVQIPGWSGLSNARVTIFGDVYPLPEDQQEWAHKQYIAKHQQGPSQQWGNFYYFRMQNISDIYFIGGFGTVAWVDVKEYEALQPDKIAVDGGEQHLKELNAIFSKPLKELLSLESEVDDAAFISIDSKGTDIRVRQGAQFNIQRLSFEVGQSVETLEEAKVALRKLINKGRVHSL; this is translated from the exons ATGGAAGCCCTGGCGAGCTCTGTGTTCATACCCGATACCTTCCCAGTTCATAACAACCACAACCCAACTCTAATCAGAACACCCAATAACCCAACTGGGTCTCTCAAACTCACCCACACCTCCCATTTTCTCGGCCTCCGTGCTCATGCTCTCTCCGGCGAGGCCTCCGGCTCCGGTGACAATGAAGATGCTGGGCCCCTCAGTAATGGCTTTGGCTTGGATAGTCTCTCTTTGTCTCAG GTAGTAATGTGTGGGTGGATCAAATGGCTACTTCAGAGTTTTAATGACCTGTATTTTGTGATGAAGGGTAATTTAAATCACCATGGTAGTGGTGAGAAGGGTGTGGATAAGGCATTTAATGTGGACATGCCTCTTACATCCCATTCTGCAAATGGAGCAGGCGGAACAAGAACTGGGCTCTTTAGGACTCCAATTTCTGGCGGGGTGCAGAGTGCAACTTCTGCTCATGGTTTACCTCGTCCCTCCTTAGCTGTACGCAATCTTATGGAGCAG GCCAGATTTGCTCATCTGTGCACTGTGATGTCGCGCATGCACCATCGACGAGAAGGATATCCATTTGGTTCTCTGGTTGATTTTGCACCTGATTCAATGGGCC ATCCTATCTTTTCATTTTCCCCATTGGCCATCCACACACGGAATTTGTTAGCAAATCCAAGATGCACGCTTGTTGTGCAG ATTCCTGGATGGAGTGGCTTGTCAAATGCAAGGGTAACCATTTTTGGTGATGTCTACCCACTTCCAGAGGATCAACAG GAATGGGCTCATAAGCAATACATTGCAAAACATCAACAGGGGCCTTCTCAGCAATGGGGAAATTTCTACTACTTCAGGATGCAGAACATAAG TGACATTTATTTCATTGGTGGCTTTGGGACTGTGGCTTGGGTTGATGTAAAAGAATACGAGGCTCTTCAGCCTGATAAGATTGCAGTCGATGGAGGGGAGCAACACCTGAAG GAACTTAATGCAATCTTTTCGAAGCCCCTAAAAGAGCTACTGTCCCTTGAATCCGAGGTGGATGATGCTGCTTTCATATCTATAGACAGCAAAGGAACAGATATTCGGGTCCGTCAGGGTGCACAG TTCAACATTCAGAGGCTATCATTTGAGGTAGGCCAGTCTGTTGAGACGTTAGAGGAAGCCAAGGTTGCTCTTAGGAAACTTATAAACAAAGGCCGAGTGCATAGCTTGTAG
- the LOC101292230 gene encoding mannosyl-oligosaccharide 1,2-alpha-mannosidase MNS1-like yields MARTRSSSTRLRYCNPAYYLKRPKRLALLFIAFVCATLIVWDRQSLVREHEEELSKLNEELNHLKSLLEDLPNGRASEKEVVPDDPIDVQRREKVKEAMIHAWSSYEKYAWGQDELQPQTKNGVNSFGGLGATLVDSLDTLYIMGLHEQFQRAREWVATSLDFDKDYEASVFETTIRVVGGLLSAYDLSEDKLFLDKAREIADRLLPAWDTPSGIPYNIINLAHGRAHNPSWTGGESILADSGTEQVEFIALSQRTGDPKYQQKAENVIVQLNKTFPDDGLLPIYIDPDKGTAGYATITFGAMGDSFYEYLLKVWIQGNKTSAVKPYRDMWEKSMTGLSSLIRRTTPSSFAYICEKNGNTLTNKMDELACFAPGMLALGSSGYGPDESKKFLSLAEDLAWTCYNFYQSTPTKLAGENYFFHAGQDLSVGTSWNILRPETIESLFYLWRLTGNKTYQEWGWNIFQAFEKNSRIDSGYVGLKDVNTGVKDNMMQSFFLAETLKYLYLLFSPTSVISLDDWVFNTEAHPLKIVTRHDGKSSGVTRDRPKIRLRGRKEGRP; encoded by the exons ATGGCTCGGACCAGATCGTCGTCGACGCGATTGAGGTACTGTAACCCGGCGTATTACCTGAAGCGGCCGAAGCGCTTGGCTTTGCTTTTCATTGCGTTTGTTTGCGCTACTCTCATCGTCTGGGATCGTCAGAGCCTCGTCAGAGAGCACGAG GAAGAATTATCCAAGCTGAATGAAGAATTGAACCATTTGAAATCTTTG CTTGAAGATTTGCCGAACGGCAGGGCTAGTGAGAAAGAGGTTGTTCCGGATGACCCAATTGATGTTCAAAGAAGAGAAAAAGTAAAAGAAGCTATGATTCACGCATGGAGTTCATATGAGAAGTATGCGTGGGGCCAAGATGAGCTTCAG CCGCAAACAAAGAATGGTGTCAATAGCTTTGGTGGTCTTGGTGCAACACTAGTAGACTCTCTTGACACACTTTACATAATGGGTCTTCATGAGCAGTTTCAGAGAGCTAGAGA GTGGGTTGCAACCTCATTGGATTTTGACAAGGACTATGAGGCTAGTGTATTTGAGACAACCATAAG AGTTGTAGGTGGACTTCTCAGTGCGTATGATCTCTCAGAAGATAAACTTTTCCTTGATAAAGCTAGAGAGATTGCAGATAGATTGCTGCCTGCATGGGATACACCTAGTGGGATCCCTTACAACATTATTAACTTGGCACATGGCCGCGCACACAACCCTTCATGGACTGGA GGGGAAAGTATCTTAGCTGATTCTGGGACGGAGCAGGTGGAGTTTATTGCTCTTTCTCAGAGGACAGGAGACCCAAAGTATCAGCAAAAG GCTGAGAATGTTATAGTGCAGCTGAACAAAACTTTCCCTGATGATGGTTTGCTTCCTATTTATATTGATCCTGACAAAGGAACAGCAGGATATGCAACCATTACCTTTGGTGCCATGGGTGACAG CTTTTATGAATATTTACTCAAAGTTTGGATACAGGGGAACAAAACTTCAGCTGTGAAGCCTTATAG AGATATGTGGGAGAAATCAATGACAGGTCTGTCCAGCTTGATCAGGAGAACAACACCATCGTCTTTTGCATATATATGTGAGAAGAATGGAAATACTCTGACAAATAAG ATGGATGAACTAGCATGCTTTGCTCCAGGAATGCTGGCTTTAGGATCATCTGGTTATGGTCCTGATGAGTCTAAAAAATTCTTATCACTTGCAGAGGAT CTTGCTTGGACATGCTATAATTTTTACCAATCAACACCAACAAAATTAGCTGGGGAGAACTATTTCTTTCATGCAGGGCAG GACTTGAGTGTGGGTACTTCATGGAATATATTAAGACCGGAGACGATTGAATCACTCTTTTATCTATGGCGTTTGACTGGAAACAAGACATACCAAGAGTGGGGCTGGAATATATTTCAAGCATTTGAAAAGAACTCCCGTATAGACTCAGGATACGTTGGACTGAAAGAT GTTAACACTGGTGTGAAAGACAATATGATGCAAAGCTTCTTTCTTGCGGAGACTCTCAAATATCTCTATCTTCTCTTTTCACCCACCTCAGTGATTTCTCTAGATGATTGGGTTTTCAACACAGAGGCTCACCCACTGAAAATTGTGACCAGGCATGATGGAAAAAGTTCTGGAGTTACACGTGATAGACCGAAGATTAGATTGCGTGGCAGGAAGGAAGGTCGACCATGA
- the LOC101306551 gene encoding xylosyltransferase 1-like yields the protein MEPTQKDWREDSRRSVSKEECAALKTSGEQMKVPGIYSSSTVSADEIQEEGFPLWVMVLVVTSVLLGTLSLTSQSVFCRVGNKYQISARFPLKGNGNPPVIAYWISSTNGEKCEKMLRLLKAIYHPRNQYLLQLDADSSGYEREQLALYVQSQGVFRTFDNVNVVGQSYGINHMGSSSLAATLHAAALLLKLSADWDWFIALSSSDYPLMPQDDLLHALTSLPRNLNFVHFTDKTGWKEQKRVEKIVLDPTIHLQNSTPLSTLNYSSNITREIPDSFKVFGGSPWGILSRDFMEYCVQGWDNLPRELLMYLSNVVYPLDYYFHTIICNSPEFQNSLVDNDLSFTVWNLTAFGETQVLNMSHYEQMLASEAAFARPFHTGDQVLNKIDESVLNRSSKGLVPGEWCLGEGRSMGLENSADDHEELCSTWVNINSVNPGSRGISLAALLTNLIVEGRFTTSHCQEHW from the exons ATGGAGCCAACTCAGAAGGATTGGAGAGAAGATTCAAGGAGATCGGTCTCTAAAGAAGAATGTGCAGCTCTTAAAACTAGTGGAGAGCAGATGAAGGTTCCAGGTATATACAGCAGTAGTACTGTCTCTGCGGATGAGATTCAGGAAGAAG GCTTTCCTCTATGGGTTATGGTTCTTGTAGTGACTTCAGTGTTGCTGGGAACACTATCATTAACATCTCAAAGTGTGTTCTGTAGAGTAGGCAATAAGTACCAAATCTCGGCAAGATTCCCATTAAAAGGGAATGGCAACCCTCCTGTCATCGCTTATTGGATTAGCAGTACTAATGGAGAGAAATGTGAGAAAATGCTAAGGCTGTTGAAGGCAATATACCATCCAAGAAACCAGTATCTGCTGCAACTTGATGCCGATTCATCAGGTTATGAAAGAGAGCAGTTGGCTCTTTATGTTCAATCCCAAGGGGTTTTTCGAACCTTCGATAATGTAAACGTCGTTGGACAAAGTTATGGAATCAACCACATGGGATCCTCTTCTCTTGCTGCCACACTTCACGCTGCAGCATTGCTTCTAAAGCTGAGTGCAGACTGGGATTGGTTCATCGCATTGAGCTCTTCTGACTATCCACTCATGCCTCAAGATG ATCTGCTCCATGCTTTGACTTCATTGCCAAGGAACCTCAATTTTGTACATTTTACTGACAAGACTGGATGGAAAGA GCAGAAACGTGTCGAAAAAATTGTTCTAGATCCTACTATACATCTTCAGAATAGTACTCCACTCAGTACACTGAACTATTCTTCAAATATAACAAGAGAAATCCCTGATTCTTTCAAGGTATTTGGAG GTTCACCCTGGGGGATACTATCTAGAGATTTCATGGAGTATTGTGTCCAAGGTTGGGACAACTTACCTAGAGAGTTACTGATGTACCTCAGCAATGTGGTTTACCCTCTTGATTATTACTTCCACACAATCATCTGCAACTCACCGGAGTTCCAAAACTCTCTAGTAGACAATGATCTGAGCTTCACAGTTTGGAACTTAACTGCATTCGGCGAAACTCAAGTCCTAAATATGTCACATTATGAACAAATGCTAGCAAGTGAAGCAGCTTTTGCAAGACCATTTCACACAGGCGATCAAGTACTAAACAAGATTGACGAGAGCGTATTGAATCGCTCTTCTAAAGGGTTGGTGCCCGGAGAATGGTGCCTTGGAGAAGGGAGAAGTATGGGGCTGGAGAATTCAGCAGATGATCATGAAGAGCTGTGTTCAACATGGGTTAACATTAACAGTGTCAACCCGGGTTCTCGTGGCATCAGTCTTGCTGCACTATTGACTAATCTTATAGTAGAAGGGAGATTCACAACTAGTCACTGCCAAGAACACTGGTAA
- the LOC101306846 gene encoding KH domain-containing protein At4g18375-like: protein MEPQSAETSTVFRLLFPSSKTGSLVGKLGFVPGAKVQFDYPTQGDECVVVIRPDPAPQSPNSQSPDGSPAQQTLVRVFRRMADELGEPENGNGSGCCCRLLIGSGQAGVVLGRGGKVVEKMRQESGAQIRVFPRDQIPACASAGDELIQITGDFSAVKKALLSISGCLLDNAKVDTANSGNSKVSGGSIHGTGMPAQVDSVPHRGFVSGFNAADYQSRSYSSNSGPDNSSQRMAMEEEVVFKLLCHHDKVGSLIGKGGSIVRTFQSETGASIKIVDAAPDSDERVVVISAQESPELNYSPVQEAVMRVHHRIAEIGFEPGAAVVARLLLHPQQIGCLLGKGGFIINEMRRATGASIRIFPKEQNQKSAYHHDDVVQVIGSLHSVQDALFHITSRIREAIFPMKQSYPNFGVPPHMSSFPEMPPPSFRPRHNPTSPGAYPSSVGFHPGMDRSAFRSQPPDHQSPFSHGEHGGLSHMDRVPYSYGGERPGHGPAFERSSPRAWTPQGVSSGNLRETGDANMGLAPRSGSIRSGSQPPQLTSTTIEIMIPQAFMSHVYGENNSTLNQIWQVSGANLVVHDSKPGSLETQVVVSGAPDKIHVAQSLIHGFILCGQTQLTQV, encoded by the exons ATGGAACCCCAATCAGCAGAGACGTCCACCGTCTTCCGCCTGCTCTTCCCGTCCTCGAAAACCGGGTCACTAGTCGGCAAACTGGGCTTCGTCCCCGGCGCCAAGGTCCAATTCGATTACCCGACCCAAGGCGACGAATGCGTCGTCGTCATCCGGCCCGACCCGGCTCCGCAGTCGCCGAATTCCCAATCGCCGGACGGGTCACCGGCCCAGCAGACCCTGGTTAGGGTTTTCAGGAGGATGGCGGATGAGCTGGGCGAACCCGAAAACGGAAACGGGTCGGGTTGCTGCTGCAGGTTGTTGATTGGGAGTGGTCAGGCTGGGGTTGTGCTTGGGAGAGGAGGGAAGGTGGTGGAGAAGATGAGGCAGGAGAGTGGGGCCCAAATTAGGGTCTTTCCCAGGGATCAGATTCCGGCTTGTGCTTCTGCCGGAGATGAGTTGATTCAG ATAACAGGAGATTTTTCAGCTGTGAAGAAGGCACTTCTGTCTATTTCTGGTTGTCTTCTGGATAATGCTAAGGTAGATACAGCCAACTCGGGTAATTCCAAAGTTTCTGGGGGGTCGATCCATGGAACTGGTATGCCTGCACAAGTTGACTCTGTTCCGCATCGGGGATTTGTGTCTGGCTTTAATGCTGCAGATTATCAGTCCAGGAGTTACTCTTCTAATTCTGGGCCAGATAACAGTAGTCAACGAATGGCTATGGAAGAAGAGGTGGTATTTAAGTTGTTATGCCACCATGATAAGGTTGGTAGTCTGATAGGGAAAGGTGGCTCCATTGTACGAACTTTTCAAAGTGAAACAGGTGCATCTATCAAGATTGTTGATGCTGCACCCGATTCGGATGAGCGCGTTGTTGTCATATCTGCACAAGAG AGTCCGGAGCTAAATTATTCCCCTGTACAAGAAGCTGTTATGCGTGTGCATCACCGAATTGCGGAGATTGGATTCGAACCTGGTGCTGCAGTGGTGGCTAGGCTTCTTCTACATCCACAGCAGATAGGTTGTTTATTGGGTAAAGGAGGTTTCATCATTAATGAAATGAGGCGAGCTACTGGTGCTAGTATTAGAATTTTTCCAAAAGAACAAAATCAGAAATCTGCTTACCATCATGATGACGTTGTACAG GTTATTGGAAGCTTGCACTCTGTACAGGATGCACTCTTTCATATAACAAGTAGGATTCGTGAAGCCATATTCCCAATGAAACAGTCATATCCAAATTTTGGTGTCCCACCGCACATGTCTTCATTTCCTGAGATGCCTCCCCCCTCCTTTAGACCGAGGCATAATCCAACCTCCCCTGGTGCGTATCCTTCATCTGTTGGATTCCATCCTGGAATGGATCGTTCTGCTTTTCGATCCCAACCTCCAGACCACCAGTCCCCATTTTCACACGGGGAACACGGTGGTCTATCTCACATGGACCGAGTTCCGTATTCTTATGGTGGTGAGCGTCCAGGACATGGTCCGGCATTTGAGAGATCTTCTCCAAGAGCATGGACTCCCCAG GGAGTAAGCTCCGGAAACCTAAGGGAAACTGGTGATGCTAATATGGGCTTGGCTCCAAGGAGTGGGTCTATACGAAG TGGCAGTCAACCACCTCAGTTAACCAGCACAACCATTGAGATCATGATTCCTCAAGCATTCATGAGTCATGTTTATGGAGAGAACAACAGTACTCTGAATCAGATTTGGCAG GTATCAGGTGCAAATTTAGTTGTTCATGATTCAAAACCAGGATCGTTGGAAACCCAAGTTGTAGTATCCGGAGCCCCAGATAAAATACATGTTGCCCAGAGCCTTATTCACGGTTTCATCCTTTGTGGGCAGACACAACTCACACAAGTTTGA